A genome region from Candidatus Ancaeobacter aquaticus includes the following:
- a CDS encoding GNAT family N-acetyltransferase encodes MKKIRKVTLKDREAICNVIQNARAFTPEEEQCAIELLDIYLKDHSQKDYEFLCYIDDCETPVGYVCYGHAPFTHGVYYIYWIAVDPLWQSKGVGQVLMKELESLIIEKDGRMLLIETASKPSYEKTRTFYLKQHYTEFSRIKNFYCKNDDRITYGKLFAK; translated from the coding sequence GTGAAAAAGATTAGAAAAGTCACATTAAAAGATCGCGAAGCAATTTGTAACGTTATTCAAAATGCGCGCGCATTTACGCCGGAAGAAGAACAATGCGCGATAGAACTCTTAGATATTTATTTAAAGGATCACTCTCAAAAAGATTATGAGTTTCTGTGTTACATAGATGATTGTGAGACACCTGTAGGATATGTTTGTTATGGCCACGCGCCGTTTACTCACGGTGTATATTATATCTACTGGATTGCAGTAGATCCATTGTGGCAAAGTAAAGGTGTCGGTCAGGTGCTCATGAAAGAGCTTGAAAGTCTGATCATAGAAAAAGATGGCCGCATGCTTTTAATTGAAACCGCGTCGAAACCATCATACGAAAAAACACGGACATTTTATTTAAAACAACACTACACTGAATTCTCTCGCATTAAAAATTTTTATTGTAAAAATGACGACAGAATTACATACGGAAAACTGTTCGCAAAGTAA
- a CDS encoding ATP-grasp domain-containing protein, with the protein MDWTTSVMLVGLTYNLKKLSLEDMSSYDDTEAEWDDIETIDALIEALSRDHTVVPIEADENAFSQLRKINPDIVFNVAEGKGGPNRESYIPSILEMLGIPYTGSDPTTLGICLDKSRTKEILSAHNILTPQYMIVTQNTDIYSQWTHFPSLVKPAWEGSSKGIRNSSFVNNTTQMRTEIDRVHNEYSQPALIEEFLPGREFTIAVIGNGSDTTTLPLVEIMFDALPRDAHKIYSYEAKWIWDKPNKPLPVFACPADVSSELASRIQGTALRAFHSLRCRDWCRIDIRLDKNNDPHIIELNPLPGILPNPAHNSCFPKAARAEGINYQDLINKILGITLSRISQKNLAPVSI; encoded by the coding sequence ATGGACTGGACGACATCTGTTATGCTTGTAGGACTTACGTATAACCTAAAAAAGTTGTCATTAGAAGATATGTCTTCTTACGATGATACAGAAGCTGAGTGGGACGATATTGAAACTATCGATGCACTTATTGAAGCTCTATCAAGAGATCATACCGTTGTTCCCATAGAAGCAGATGAAAATGCATTCTCGCAGCTGAGAAAAATTAATCCTGATATTGTTTTTAATGTTGCCGAAGGGAAAGGCGGACCAAACCGCGAATCATACATTCCTTCAATACTCGAAATGCTTGGTATCCCCTACACAGGAAGTGATCCAACAACTCTCGGAATCTGTTTGGATAAGAGCAGAACAAAAGAAATACTGTCTGCACACAACATATTAACTCCACAGTATATGATTGTTACGCAAAACACCGATATATACAGCCAGTGGACACATTTTCCTTCACTCGTTAAACCTGCATGGGAAGGATCATCGAAAGGTATCCGCAACTCATCTTTCGTTAACAACACAACCCAGATGCGCACAGAAATTGACAGAGTACATAATGAATACAGCCAACCCGCGCTTATAGAAGAATTTCTTCCGGGGAGAGAGTTTACGATAGCAGTTATTGGAAATGGTTCTGATACTACAACTCTCCCACTGGTAGAAATTATGTTTGATGCACTTCCTCGTGATGCGCATAAAATCTATTCTTATGAAGCTAAATGGATTTGGGACAAGCCCAATAAACCGCTTCCTGTTTTTGCCTGCCCGGCAGATGTTTCTTCTGAACTCGCTTCACGCATTCAAGGTACAGCTCTTCGCGCATTCCACTCTCTCCGATGCCGCGATTGGTGCAGAATTGATATTCGTCTTGATAAGAATAATGATCCGCATATTATCGAACTCAACCCACTCCCCGGCATTCTTCCAAACCCTGCACACAACTCTTGCTTTCCAAAAGCTGCACGTGCAGAAGGTATAAACTATCAGGATCTCATAAATAAAATTCTTGGTATCACTCTTTCAAGAATTTCACAAAAAAACCTAGCCCCCGTTAGTATATAA
- the eno gene encoding phosphopyruvate hydratase, with protein sequence MTFIVDVNAREILDSRGNPTVEVDVLLESGVLGRAAVPSGASTGEHEAVELRDGDKKRYCGKGVKKAVENVVNEIFPKIEGFDAADQPGLDKQLIELDGTENKSRLGANAMLGVSLAAAKAAAATNGLSLYKYIGGVNAKVLPVPMMNIINGGAHADNNVDIQEFMIMPKGASRFSEALRMGAEVFHSLKKVLHAKGLNTSVGDEGGFAPNLKSNEEAIEVILEAIDKAGYKAGSDIFLALDAAASSFYEKGTYVLKAEQGARKSADEMIAYYADWVNKYPIVSIEDGLYEDDWEGWKRLTDVLGKKIQLVGDDLFVTNTKRLKRGIEEGIGNSILIKVNQIGTLTETLDAIEMAKENGYTAVVSHRSGETEDTTISDIVVATNAGQIKTGSLSRTDRICKYNQLLRIEEELGLVAQFGGKLKV encoded by the coding sequence ATGACATTTATCGTAGATGTAAATGCGCGTGAAATATTGGATTCAAGAGGTAATCCTACCGTGGAGGTTGATGTTTTATTGGAATCCGGGGTTTTGGGAAGAGCAGCTGTTCCATCAGGGGCATCGACCGGTGAACATGAAGCAGTTGAGCTACGTGACGGTGATAAAAAACGATATTGTGGTAAAGGGGTAAAAAAAGCAGTCGAAAATGTTGTGAATGAAATTTTTCCAAAAATCGAAGGATTTGATGCGGCTGACCAGCCCGGGCTTGATAAACAGCTTATAGAGTTGGATGGCACAGAAAATAAATCGCGTTTAGGTGCAAATGCAATGCTTGGTGTTTCTCTTGCCGCTGCAAAAGCTGCTGCCGCAACGAACGGTCTTTCACTGTATAAATACATCGGTGGCGTTAATGCTAAAGTGCTTCCTGTCCCAATGATGAACATTATTAATGGTGGTGCTCATGCCGATAATAATGTTGATATCCAAGAATTTATGATTATGCCAAAAGGCGCTTCAAGGTTCAGTGAGGCATTAAGAATGGGTGCTGAAGTTTTTCATTCATTAAAAAAAGTGCTCCACGCCAAAGGCCTTAATACGTCAGTTGGTGACGAAGGTGGATTTGCTCCTAACTTAAAATCAAATGAAGAAGCAATTGAAGTAATCTTAGAGGCAATTGATAAGGCGGGGTATAAAGCAGGAAGTGACATCTTCTTGGCACTTGATGCTGCAGCAAGCTCTTTTTATGAAAAGGGTACGTATGTCCTTAAAGCTGAACAAGGAGCGCGAAAAAGTGCTGATGAGATGATTGCCTATTACGCTGATTGGGTGAACAAGTATCCGATTGTTTCTATTGAAGACGGCTTGTATGAAGATGATTGGGAAGGATGGAAGAGGTTAACCGATGTACTTGGAAAGAAGATTCAGCTTGTTGGCGATGATCTTTTTGTGACAAATACAAAACGGCTCAAAAGGGGTATTGAAGAAGGTATCGGAAACTCAATTTTGATTAAAGTAAACCAGATTGGTACACTCACAGAAACGCTCGACGCGATCGAAATGGCAAAAGAAAACGGGTATACTGCTGTTGTATCGCATAGATCCGGTGAAACAGAAGATACGACGATCTCTGATATTGTTGTGGCAACAAATGCGGGACAAATAAAAACCGGATCATTGTCACGAACTGACAGGATTTGTAAATATAACCAGTTGTTGCGGATTGAAGAAGAACTGGGGTTGGTTGCCCAGTTCGGCGGCAAGCTGAAGGTTTAA
- a CDS encoding septum formation initiator family protein produces the protein MKFLKNTVWIFLVVVMVVSVLYFLFPEIAQYLNFLGDDKRLSRQIESEETKNVAYKKEIKDLQTNPVYIEKIAREKLGLSRPDEIIYKFDAQKKSESSKE, from the coding sequence ATGAAGTTTTTAAAAAATACAGTATGGATATTTCTTGTTGTTGTCATGGTGGTTTCAGTGCTCTATTTTTTGTTTCCTGAAATAGCCCAGTACCTTAATTTTCTTGGTGATGACAAGAGATTATCGAGGCAAATTGAATCTGAAGAAACAAAGAATGTCGCATACAAAAAAGAAATAAAGGATTTACAGACTAATCCTGTGTATATAGAAAAGATTGCTCGTGAAAAGCTTGGTCTTTCACGTCCAGATGAGATTATTTATAAGTTTGATGCACAGAAAAAAAGTGAATCGTCAAAAGAGTAG
- a CDS encoding sugar ABC transporter permease — translation MKSTLKSSLKEAVAGYLFVMPNFLGFLVFTSLPVVASFFIAFFQWDLITEPKFVGLENFINLLSFHHENGAIVSNDPDFWKFLGNTFFLMLGIPLNMAASLILAVIMNKKLKGIVIFRTVYFLPSICAGVAIYMLWQWIYNPDFGLLNTLIRKLSFGIFNGPEWLTSTAWAKPALILMGVWTTMGGYNMILYLAGLQGIPPELYEAAAIDGASPWQKFRHVTWPMLTPTTFFIFIMSMIAGFQGGFEQAYIMTGGGPAGSTTTIEYYIFNNVYVWQHMGYAASIAWILFVIIFVINLFIWKYGGKVVHY, via the coding sequence ATGAAGAGTACCTTAAAAAGCTCTCTAAAGGAAGCTGTTGCGGGCTATCTCTTTGTCATGCCGAATTTCCTTGGTTTCTTGGTCTTTACTTCACTGCCGGTTGTTGCCTCATTCTTTATTGCCTTTTTTCAGTGGGATTTGATTACCGAACCAAAATTTGTCGGGCTTGAGAATTTTATTAATTTGTTGAGTTTTCATCATGAAAACGGTGCTATAGTCTCAAATGATCCTGATTTTTGGAAGTTTCTTGGTAATACCTTCTTTTTGATGTTAGGTATTCCTCTCAATATGGCAGCATCTCTTATTCTCGCCGTAATTATGAATAAAAAGCTCAAGGGTATCGTTATATTTCGAACGGTATATTTTCTTCCTTCGATATGTGCGGGCGTTGCAATTTATATGTTGTGGCAATGGATATATAACCCTGATTTTGGATTGCTTAATACCCTCATTAGAAAGCTATCTTTTGGCATATTTAATGGGCCTGAGTGGTTAACAAGTACTGCGTGGGCAAAACCCGCTCTTATTTTAATGGGCGTGTGGACAACAATGGGTGGCTACAATATGATTTTGTATCTTGCGGGTCTACAGGGAATTCCTCCGGAACTATATGAAGCGGCAGCGATAGATGGAGCAAGCCCGTGGCAGAAATTCCGGCACGTTACCTGGCCTATGCTGACGCCGACGACATTCTTTATATTTATTATGAGTATGATCGCGGGATTTCAAGGCGGTTTTGAACAAGCGTACATTATGACCGGTGGCGGACCTGCAGGGTCAACAACCACCATTGAATACTATATATTTAATAATGTATATGTATGGCAGCATATGGGTTATGCGGCAAGTATTGCGTGGATATTGTTTGTAATAATTTTTGTGATAAATTTATTTATCTGGAAATATGGTGGTAAAGTTGTACATTATTAA
- a CDS encoding carbohydrate ABC transporter permease — METVKIKAINVEAYLKKDATSAMLKNIVTYVLLSLFGMTMLIPFLWMVSTSLKDTGAIFSFPPKWIPSDTRYFLKEGDETIRVRPLGKVDKDSVKIKIVEGDRVNEIIIIPKKSLIKEWKLNILWGNYVRAWKAIPFGRGYINSLILTLTVTIGQVLTSSMAAYAFARLQFPGRDKLFLAYLSTLMIPGVVTLIPVFILFKVMPDALNSIFHTTFWTSDLYIGKFYVGKPIGIDSYFALIMPGLFTAYGTFMLRQFFMGIPVDLEDAAKIDGCSLFGIYLRIILPLSKPALATLVTFTFMGQWKNFMWPLIVANSQEMMPLPVLLASFKGLYSTDWSLLMAGGIIVLLPMIIVFVSCQKYFVEGIQLGALKG; from the coding sequence ATGGAAACAGTTAAAATAAAAGCGATAAATGTTGAAGCGTATCTGAAAAAAGATGCGACCTCAGCCATGTTAAAAAATATCGTGACCTATGTTCTCTTATCGCTGTTTGGTATGACAATGCTCATTCCATTTTTGTGGATGGTATCTACATCGCTTAAAGATACCGGTGCGATATTTTCGTTTCCGCCGAAATGGATACCTTCTGACACACGATATTTTTTAAAAGAGGGTGACGAGACTATTCGTGTAAGGCCATTAGGTAAAGTTGATAAAGATAGTGTTAAGATAAAAATAGTTGAAGGTGATAGGGTAAATGAAATTATAATTATTCCAAAAAAATCACTTATTAAAGAATGGAAGTTAAATATTTTATGGGGTAATTATGTTCGTGCTTGGAAAGCTATACCGTTTGGACGGGGATATATTAATTCTTTGATATTAACTTTGACGGTTACTATCGGACAGGTTTTGACAAGTTCTATGGCTGCTTATGCGTTTGCTCGGTTGCAGTTTCCTGGTCGTGATAAGCTTTTTTTAGCGTATCTATCGACTTTAATGATTCCCGGTGTTGTAACACTTATACCTGTTTTTATCCTTTTCAAAGTGATGCCTGATGCGTTGAATTCAATATTTCATACAACGTTTTGGACAAGTGATTTGTATATCGGTAAGTTTTATGTAGGAAAACCAATAGGGATCGATTCATATTTTGCGTTAATTATGCCGGGGCTCTTTACTGCATACGGCACTTTTATGCTGAGACAGTTTTTTATGGGGATACCTGTTGATCTAGAAGATGCTGCAAAAATTGATGGGTGCAGTCTTTTCGGAATTTATCTGAGAATTATACTTCCCTTATCAAAACCGGCTCTCGCAACACTGGTTACCTTTACATTTATGGGGCAGTGGAAAAATTTTATGTGGCCGCTTATTGTTGCTAACAGCCAGGAAATGATGCCCCTGCCGGTACTTTTAGCGTCATTTAAGGGGCTGTACAGCACTGATTGGTCTCTTTTGATGGCGGGCGGTATTATAGTTCTTTTGCCCATGATCATAGTTTTTGTGTCATGTCAGAAATATTTTGTTGAAGGAATACAATTAGGTGCGCTCAAAGGATAA